The following is a genomic window from Chitinophaga caseinilytica.
TCCCTGTACCCGAAAAGTGCAGACGAATATGTGACGTACGACGTGCTCCTCCAACCCGATAATGCCGACCGCCCGGATATGGTCATCATCATCGCCGACGCGTCTAACCTCAAGCGCAACCTGCTTTTCTGCTCCCAGATCATAGACCTGAAAATGCCCGTGATCATCGGGCTCACCATGATGGACATCGCCAAGAAAAAAGGCATCGAGATCGATCTGGCCGGGCTGGAACGTGAGCTGGGCGTGCCTGTGGTAGCCATCAACCCGCGCAAGAACAAGGGCTTGCAACCCCTGAAAAAGAATATCGAGCTCGTGGCGCAGGAGAAATTCGTTGTCCCCGCCCGGGAATTCATCGAAAACCGTCTGCTCGCCCCGGCCGTGATAGACGGCGTGAAGCAGATTTTCCCCGTTTCCAGCGACTACGCGGCGCTGCACGTGGCTGCCAATCACGAAGAGCTGACTTTCATCCCCGAAGCCCGGCAACACGGCCTGCGCGAATTGCTGAAAGCGCAAAACTTCAACAAAACGAAAGTGCAGGCGGAAGAGATCATGCAGCGATACGCCCGCATCAAACATATCATGAACATCACGGTGGTGGAAACCGACCCCCTCCAGCAGCAACTCCAGACGGAAAGGATCGATAACATCCTCCTGCACCGCGTTTGGGGCTACCTCATCCTGCTGGGCGTGCTGTTCCTCCTTTTCCAAAGCATATTCTGGCTCGCCTCCTACCCCATGGACCTCATCGAAGCCGGCTTCGGCTCCCTGGGCGGTTGGCTGACGGGCGTGCTGCCAGACAATAACTGGACAGACCTGCTCGTGAACGGCATCGTGGCCGGCCTCGGCGGCATCGCGGTGTTCATTCCGCAGATCGCGATACTTTTCGGGTTGATCACCATCCTCGAAGATACCGGCTACATGGCCCGCATCAGCTTCCTCACAGACCGGCTCATGCGCCAGGTGGGGCTGAACGGGAAATCCGTCATGCCCCTCATTTCCGGTGTGGCCTGCGCCGTTCCCGCTATCATGGCCGCACGCAATATCGAGAACCGCAAAGAGCGCCTGATAACCATCATGATCACCCCGCTCATGAGCTGCTCGGCCAGGCTGCCCATTTATACGATCATGATCGCCCTCGTCATCCCCGACGTTCCGGTGCTCGGCATCTTCAACCTGCAGGGCCTCGCCATGATGGTACTGTACCTGCTCGGGTTCGTGATGGCGTTCCTCGTAGCCGCTGTCATGAAGCTTTTCATCAAAATCAAGGAGAAAAGCTACTTCATCATGGAACTCCCCGTGTACCGCGCCCCCCGCTGGAAGAACGTGGGCACCACCATGATCGAGAAAGCGAAAATATTTGTCACCGATGCGGGTAAAGTGATCATGGTGATCTCGGTAATATTGTGGGCCCTGGCGTCTTACGGTCCGTCGGGGAAAATGGACGCCGTCCACAAGGAATATGAAGCGCAGATCGCCGCTACGACAGACAGTGCCGCCATCGAACAACTGAACCGCGACTTCTCTTCCGCCAAACTCGCCAACAGCTACGCAGGGATTCTTGGTCACGCCATCGAACCGGTGGTGAAACCGCTGGGGTACGATTGGAAAATCGGCATCGCGCTGATCACCTCCTTCGCCGCGCGCGAAGTGTTCGTAGGTACCATGGCCACGCTGTACAGTGTGGGCGACACCGAAGACAGCGACGCTACGCTGCGCGAGAAAATGGCCATGGCCAAATGGCCCGACGGGCGGCCCGTGTATACCCTGGCCACGGGGCTTTCGCTCATGATCTTCTACGCTTTCGCCATGCAATGTATGAGTACGCTCGCCATCGTAAAACGCGAAACCAAAAGCTGGAAATACCCCGTTATCCAGTTCGTGTACATGACCCTGCTCGCGTACGTCTGCAGCTGGGGCGTGTTCCACCTTTTCCAGTAACAAAGCATCCGAATATAGTAAAGCCGGCGCCTTTTCGGGTAGCCGGCTTTTTTGTGTTAACTGCGCGGGTTTAGCTGGCGTTATTCCCTACATTTGGGTAAATACGAACCAGATGAAGACACTCCTGACCCTAATATGCTGCGCAGCATTGGCCCCGGCTGCCATGGCACAGGTGGATTCCGTTCAGTTGCTGAAAGACGTGGAAACCCTCAGCGCCGACAAGTTCATGGGCCGCCAGACGGGCTCCAAAGGCAACCGGATGGCGCAGTTTTACCTCCTCGATCGTTTCAAAAAAGCAGGCATCCAACCCTGGGAAGGCACTTACGAACAACCGTTCTATTTCACGAGCGGCGACAAGCGCATCATGGGCACTAACCTCTTCGGATATATCCCCGGCAAAACCGACAGCGTGATCGTCGTATCCGCACATTACGACCACGTGGGCGTGGGGCCCGGCAACGGGGCAGACAGTATTTTCAACGGGGCAGACGATAACGCGTCTGGCGTAGCGGCCATCCTGGGCATTGCGGCGTGGTTCGCCAAACATCCGCCGCGCCATACCCTTATTTTCGCGGCGTTCGACGGGGAAGAAATGGGGCTCCGCGGCGCGAGGGATTTCGTGTCGCGCCCGCCCGTTCCCCTCAAGAAGATCAAAGCCAATATCAATCTCGATATGGTCAGCCGCAATGGTAAAAATGAATTGTACGCCTGCGGAACGTTTCAGAACCCGCACCTCAAACCCGCCATCACCGCCGCCGCCGCCAATTCGAAGATCAAACTGCTCATGGGGCACGACCGGCCCGACGAAGGCAGCCAGAACTGGACGAACCAAAGCGACCAGGGCGCGTTTCACGCACAGCAGGTGCCGTTCATTTATTTCGGTGTGGAAGATCATGAAGATTACCACAAAGTCAGCGACGAATTCTCCCGCATCCAACCGTCGTTTTTTTACCAGGCGGCCAATACGATACTCGATGTCCTGAAACGGATCGACCAGGAATAAAGAAAAAGGCGCCGCATCGGGCGCCTTTTTTTATGCAGGAAATGTTAGTTCCGTTTCGGGAGCGGATCGATGAAGTGGCCGCTGTAGGCTTTGAAGCTCCGGCTCGTCGCGATTTTATCGATCGCCGTACGATAGCCTTCCGGCGCGGCTTTGCGGCCGGCGGGCGCATGCCCGAGCACGCGGGTAAGGGCTTTCGAAAGTAACGGTTCGTGGATATCGCCGAGGGTGCCGAGGCGCAGGCCCTCTTGGTAAACATCCTGCGGCAACGGGCGGAAGCCGCCGGTATAATCGCTCTGGTCGGCAGAATTGAACGCCTGCGAAACGATGGGTTGCATGCCCCATTTGTTGTTCCGGTCGTTTTCTTCATAGATCGAGATGGAACCGAGATTTTTTCCGACTGTGGTATCTCCCATCAAATACACTTCCATATAAGGCCGGAGGCCATTGATGATCAGCTCGCTGGCGGATGCGGTGCCGGATGACGTGAGCACGATGAAATTCGTCAGCTGGTTGCCGATATTGTTGGCTTCGTTCGTGAATTTCGACGTGACGATGGATTCGCCGTAGGCTTTGATGAGCGCATCGCGGTACGCATCGTTGAACTTGCGGTAGAAGAACGTTTTATTCGGATCGAGACCTTTGACGATGTTGCTGCCCAGGTTGATGGTGGAACGGGAATCGCCGCCGGGGTTGTAGCGCAGGTCGAGGATGAGGTGCTGCACACCGGCGCTTTTGAACCGGCCGAACACGGCATCCACCTGGTTGTCGTACGCATTGGTATTATCGCCTTTGTCTGGCGCGAAGAAATTATACACGAAATACCCGATCTTCTTCCCTTCGATGGTATACACGGAATCGAGGTACAGCGGGTTTTCCGCCAGTTCTACGACAGACAGCTGCACGGCGCGCGCATCGGTAAGACTGTCTTTCCCGTCAGACCCC
Proteins encoded in this region:
- the feoB gene encoding ferrous iron transport protein B, with the protein product MKAPINIALVGNPNSGKSSLFNALTGLNQKVGNFPGVTVDKKTGSARISPTLEANIIDLPGTYSLYPKSADEYVTYDVLLQPDNADRPDMVIIIADASNLKRNLLFCSQIIDLKMPVIIGLTMMDIAKKKGIEIDLAGLERELGVPVVAINPRKNKGLQPLKKNIELVAQEKFVVPAREFIENRLLAPAVIDGVKQIFPVSSDYAALHVAANHEELTFIPEARQHGLRELLKAQNFNKTKVQAEEIMQRYARIKHIMNITVVETDPLQQQLQTERIDNILLHRVWGYLILLGVLFLLFQSIFWLASYPMDLIEAGFGSLGGWLTGVLPDNNWTDLLVNGIVAGLGGIAVFIPQIAILFGLITILEDTGYMARISFLTDRLMRQVGLNGKSVMPLISGVACAVPAIMAARNIENRKERLITIMITPLMSCSARLPIYTIMIALVIPDVPVLGIFNLQGLAMMVLYLLGFVMAFLVAAVMKLFIKIKEKSYFIMELPVYRAPRWKNVGTTMIEKAKIFVTDAGKVIMVISVILWALASYGPSGKMDAVHKEYEAQIAATTDSAAIEQLNRDFSSAKLANSYAGILGHAIEPVVKPLGYDWKIGIALITSFAAREVFVGTMATLYSVGDTEDSDATLREKMAMAKWPDGRPVYTLATGLSLMIFYAFAMQCMSTLAIVKRETKSWKYPVIQFVYMTLLAYVCSWGVFHLFQ
- a CDS encoding M20/M25/M40 family metallo-hydrolase, whose amino-acid sequence is MKTLLTLICCAALAPAAMAQVDSVQLLKDVETLSADKFMGRQTGSKGNRMAQFYLLDRFKKAGIQPWEGTYEQPFYFTSGDKRIMGTNLFGYIPGKTDSVIVVSAHYDHVGVGPGNGADSIFNGADDNASGVAAILGIAAWFAKHPPRHTLIFAAFDGEEMGLRGARDFVSRPPVPLKKIKANINLDMVSRNGKNELYACGTFQNPHLKPAITAAAANSKIKLLMGHDRPDEGSQNWTNQSDQGAFHAQQVPFIYFGVEDHEDYHKVSDEFSRIQPSFFYQAANTILDVLKRIDQE
- a CDS encoding S41 family peptidase translates to MTKLQTLCACLAAGIVLSACKKDRKTDDPGTANQNKYVNDWIYKNMKEVYYWTGNIPANPDRTVSPPEFFSSLLKRPEDRYSWIQDNFEELLASLSGVSQESGIDYDLFLVGGNPYYLAGIVEYVKKGSPAEAAGIVRGDVFVDINGQPVRYTGLQSEVNKFVDALGKPHSLGIRKVVTGSDGKDSLTDARAVQLSVVELAENPLYLDSVYTIEGKKIGYFVYNFFAPDKGDNTNAYDNQVDAVFGRFKSAGVQHLILDLRYNPGGDSRSTINLGSNIVKGLDPNKTFFYRKFNDAYRDALIKAYGESIVTSKFTNEANNIGNQLTNFIVLTSSGTASASELIINGLRPYMEVYLMGDTTVGKNLGSISIYEENDRNNKWGMQPIVSQAFNSADQSDYTGGFRPLPQDVYQEGLRLGTLGDIHEPLLSKALTRVLGHAPAGRKAAPEGYRTAIDKIATSRSFKAYSGHFIDPLPKRN